In one window of Candidatus Binatus sp. DNA:
- a CDS encoding phytanoyl-CoA dioxygenase family protein → MANLPLIKVPIVDYGRDQAAMERYRREGEERALRLGNRGPLRFDRDGKLDPAILDAYSRCGFYIFERLLREEELEDIERDVAEILARAPVNKQAKVDSQGRPALGADCKAQNISWVRPLSDPFGGTGFANGRHPVKMIEPTPPIGAPEYVLQLVLGSLQFSDACLRLYGHPQLLAVAETINGEDFTPFNEAVWIKQPGLGGSVAWHQDGWTHWDSPDLDEGTHGFNFMAQLYGCNAANGLWVVPGSHRRRKVDIKAMVEAAGSDRLPDAVPLICAPGDVVICNRQAVHGSFANTSEDVRVTLNFGFHRRKSVLGVVSGGVHNPVAVYDEDRIRERSRVIMYAIDARQQRFPNEKPYRYKPFAGLEDRYCWTPEVKPGLRDYNLLDLGI, encoded by the coding sequence ATGGCTAACCTACCCCTCATCAAGGTCCCCATCGTCGATTACGGACGCGATCAGGCTGCGATGGAGCGTTATCGTAGAGAAGGCGAGGAGCGCGCGCTGAGGCTCGGCAATCGAGGCCCGCTGCGCTTTGACCGAGACGGTAAGCTCGATCCGGCGATTCTCGACGCCTACTCGCGCTGTGGGTTCTATATCTTCGAACGGTTACTGCGAGAAGAAGAACTTGAAGACATCGAACGCGACGTGGCCGAAATCCTCGCGCGCGCTCCAGTGAACAAGCAGGCCAAGGTCGACAGCCAGGGCCGCCCGGCCCTCGGGGCGGATTGCAAAGCCCAGAACATCAGTTGGGTCAGGCCGCTTTCCGATCCTTTCGGCGGCACCGGTTTCGCCAACGGCCGGCATCCGGTGAAGATGATCGAACCCACACCTCCTATAGGGGCGCCCGAGTACGTCCTGCAACTCGTCCTTGGTTCGCTGCAGTTTTCCGATGCCTGCCTGCGGCTCTACGGCCATCCACAGCTATTGGCAGTTGCGGAAACCATCAATGGCGAAGACTTCACGCCATTCAACGAGGCGGTGTGGATCAAGCAGCCTGGCCTGGGCGGCTCCGTGGCCTGGCACCAGGATGGCTGGACCCACTGGGACAGTCCGGACCTCGACGAAGGCACTCACGGCTTCAACTTCATGGCACAACTGTATGGGTGTAACGCGGCGAACGGCCTGTGGGTCGTGCCGGGTTCCCATCGGCGCCGCAAGGTGGACATCAAAGCAATGGTCGAGGCGGCGGGTTCGGATCGATTGCCTGACGCGGTGCCGCTCATCTGCGCGCCCGGCGATGTCGTGATCTGCAACCGGCAAGCGGTTCATGGCTCGTTTGCCAACACCAGCGAAGATGTTCGCGTCACGCTCAACTTCGGTTTTCATCGCCGCAAGTCAGTGCTGGGAGTAGTCAGCGGGGGCGTGCATAACCCGGTCGCGGTTTACGACGAGGATCGCATTCGTGAGCGCTCACGGGTGATCATGTATGCGATCGATGCGCGGCAGCAGCGCTTTCCGAACGAGAAGCCTTACCGATACAAGCCGTTCGCCGGACTGGAAGACCGGTATTGCTGGACGCCGGAAGTGAAACCGGGCCTACGAGATTACAACCTGCTGGACCTCGGAATCTAG